A single Pseudomonas sp. DC1.2 DNA region contains:
- the pgaB gene encoding poly-beta-1,6-N-acetyl-D-glucosamine N-deacetylase PgaB yields the protein MPLISRFILLLGVLLISACAQQAPAFAPPSERPLSANEKPWPKNHVLGIAYHDIEDRDPDQAVVAVRTERMLDQMAWLRENNYIPVTIDQILAARKGGPELPPKAILLTFDDGYASFYSRVLPVLRAYNWHALLAPVGVWIDTPANQRVDFAGELRPRSDFLNWDQIREISRSGLVEIAAHTDASHKGILANPQGNLQPAAATRLYNATTGHYETEDEFQARMRIDVVTISEKIRKVTGYKPRVWVWPYGTADGSTLEVINEQGYQMALTLDDGLDALDNLMSSPRFLVASDPDGQHFANSVVAVQGDAPMRVVHIDLDNVYDPDPAQQDINLGKLIQRMADMGANTVFLQAFADPKGDGLVHSLYFPNRHLPVRADIFDRVAWQLRTRARVKVYAWMPVLSFALDSKLPRVTRWDPKTGTTSVDPNQYQRLSPFDPNVRRMIGEIYQDLARLTSVDGILYHDDAVLSDFEDASPEALKAYAANGLPGSIAALRDDPAAMQRWTRFKSRYLIDFTQELTAKVRAIRGPQVLTARNIFAEPMLNPQSEAWFAQNLDDFLQTYDWTAPMAMPLMEKQSQQQSGPWLESLVATVKSRPDALKRTVFELQAKDWTKQTNSNIDGAQLSDWMGRLKRQGATSFGYYPDNFLENEPDLKTVRRELSNKWNP from the coding sequence ATGCCTTTGATTTCGCGTTTCATCCTTCTGCTGGGAGTGCTGCTGATCAGCGCTTGTGCCCAGCAGGCCCCTGCCTTTGCGCCGCCGTCCGAGCGTCCACTGTCGGCCAATGAAAAGCCGTGGCCGAAAAACCACGTGCTGGGCATTGCTTACCATGACATTGAGGACCGCGACCCCGATCAAGCGGTCGTGGCTGTGCGCACCGAGCGCATGCTTGATCAAATGGCCTGGCTGCGGGAGAACAACTACATACCGGTCACCATCGACCAGATCCTGGCCGCTCGCAAGGGGGGGCCAGAGTTACCGCCCAAAGCGATTCTGCTGACTTTCGACGATGGCTATGCGAGCTTCTACAGCCGTGTCCTGCCGGTGCTGCGCGCATATAACTGGCATGCATTGCTGGCTCCGGTTGGCGTGTGGATCGATACTCCGGCGAACCAGCGAGTGGATTTTGCCGGCGAACTGCGTCCGCGTTCGGATTTTCTGAACTGGGATCAGATCCGGGAAATATCCCGGTCAGGTCTGGTGGAAATCGCCGCCCACACCGACGCCAGCCACAAAGGCATCCTGGCTAACCCTCAGGGCAATCTGCAACCCGCGGCGGCAACCCGCCTGTATAACGCGACCACCGGACACTACGAAACCGAAGACGAATTTCAGGCTCGCATGCGCATCGATGTGGTGACGATTTCGGAGAAAATCCGCAAAGTCACCGGTTACAAACCTCGGGTCTGGGTCTGGCCTTACGGCACGGCGGACGGCAGTACGCTGGAAGTGATTAACGAACAGGGCTACCAAATGGCCCTGACGCTGGACGACGGCCTCGATGCCCTCGACAACCTGATGAGCAGCCCACGTTTTCTGGTGGCGTCTGACCCTGACGGCCAACACTTCGCCAACAGCGTCGTCGCGGTCCAGGGCGACGCGCCGATGCGCGTGGTGCATATCGACCTCGACAACGTCTACGACCCTGACCCGGCCCAGCAGGACATCAACCTCGGCAAGTTGATCCAGCGTATGGCTGACATGGGCGCCAACACCGTGTTCCTGCAAGCTTTCGCCGACCCCAAAGGCGATGGTCTGGTGCATTCGTTGTACTTCCCCAACCGGCACCTGCCGGTGCGCGCCGACATTTTCGACCGCGTAGCGTGGCAGTTGCGTACCCGGGCTCGTGTCAAAGTCTATGCCTGGATGCCGGTGCTCAGCTTTGCGCTGGATTCGAAGTTGCCCCGGGTTACCCGCTGGGACCCGAAAACCGGCACCACCTCGGTCGACCCGAATCAATACCAACGGTTGTCACCGTTCGACCCGAACGTGCGTCGTATGATCGGTGAAATCTATCAAGACCTGGCGCGCCTGACATCGGTCGACGGCATCCTCTACCACGATGATGCGGTGCTGTCGGACTTCGAAGATGCCAGCCCCGAGGCCTTGAAGGCGTATGCCGCCAACGGTCTGCCAGGCTCGATTGCCGCCCTGCGCGACGATCCGGCGGCGATGCAGCGCTGGACGCGTTTCAAAAGTCGTTACCTGATCGACTTCACCCAGGAGTTGACGGCCAAGGTCCGCGCCATTCGCGGTCCGCAGGTGCTGACGGCGCGTAATATCTTTGCCGAGCCGATGCTCAACCCGCAGAGCGAAGCCTGGTTCGCCCAGAACCTCGATGACTTCCTCCAGACCTACGACTGGACGGCGCCAATGGCCATGCCGCTCATGGAAAAACAGAGCCAGCAGCAATCCGGGCCTTGGCTTGAATCGTTGGTTGCCACAGTCAAGTCTCGCCCCGATGCACTCAAGCGCACGGTGTTCGAATTACAGGCCAAGGATTGGACGAAACAAACCAATTCAAACATCGATGGCGCGCAGTTGAGCGACTGGATGGGCCGCCTCAAGCGTCAGGGCGCTACCAGTTTTGGCTACTACCCGGACAACTTCCTCGAGAACGAGCCGGACTTGAAAACCGTGCGGCGTGAACTCTCCAACAAATGGAATCCCTAA
- the pgaC gene encoding poly-beta-1,6-N-acetyl-D-glucosamine synthase: MLDRLLALLVLAIVLGIPLGLIFLVTGQFLMDFVFFYPLFMSGLWIAGGLYFWMHWERHWPWKDDTLPPPLAGEPMISILIPCYNEGDNAADTIHAALAQHYPNIEVIAINDGSKDNTAAVLDALAAKDSRLRVLHLAENQGKAVALRMGAIAARSEYLVCIDGDALLAPNTAAYLVAPMLDNARLGAVTGNPRIRTRSTLVGRVQVGEFSSIIGLIKRTQRVFGRIFTVSGVIVAFRRTALNRVGYWSPDMITEDIDISWKLQLDHWTIFYEPRALCWILMPETLSGLWNQRLRWAQGGAEVLFKNIRGIWQYRHRYLWPLLFEYCLSTGWAFTFLLSVIFWAVGKFIEMPDAIAVHHLLPPAFTGLLLAMVCLVQFAVSILIDRRYEQGLWKTMFWVVWYPLVFWFISLLTTLVSFPKVLFGRHQKRARWVSPDRGIKPLDDEEEEVVK, encoded by the coding sequence ATGCTGGATAGACTTCTGGCTCTGCTGGTCCTGGCGATTGTCCTCGGGATTCCTCTCGGGCTGATCTTTCTGGTCACCGGGCAATTCCTGATGGACTTCGTGTTCTTTTACCCACTGTTCATGTCGGGGCTATGGATCGCCGGCGGCCTGTATTTCTGGATGCACTGGGAGCGCCACTGGCCGTGGAAGGACGACACGCTGCCGCCGCCGCTGGCCGGCGAACCGATGATTTCTATCCTGATCCCTTGCTACAACGAAGGCGATAACGCCGCCGACACCATTCACGCGGCGCTGGCCCAGCATTATCCGAACATTGAAGTCATCGCGATCAACGACGGCTCCAAGGACAACACGGCCGCAGTGCTGGATGCCTTAGCGGCGAAAGACTCGCGTCTGCGGGTTCTACACCTCGCGGAAAACCAGGGTAAAGCGGTGGCGTTGCGCATGGGCGCCATAGCGGCGCGCAGTGAATACCTGGTGTGCATCGACGGCGATGCGCTGCTGGCGCCGAACACCGCAGCCTATCTCGTGGCGCCGATGCTCGACAATGCGCGTTTGGGCGCCGTAACCGGCAACCCGCGCATCCGCACCCGTTCGACGCTGGTCGGCCGGGTTCAGGTCGGTGAATTCTCCTCGATCATTGGCTTGATCAAGCGCACGCAGCGGGTGTTCGGGCGGATATTTACTGTCTCCGGGGTCATTGTCGCCTTCCGGCGCACGGCCCTGAACCGGGTTGGCTACTGGAGCCCGGACATGATTACCGAAGACATCGACATCAGCTGGAAGCTGCAACTGGACCATTGGACGATCTTCTACGAACCTCGTGCGTTGTGCTGGATCCTGATGCCGGAAACCCTCAGTGGCCTGTGGAATCAGCGTTTGCGCTGGGCGCAGGGCGGTGCCGAGGTGCTGTTCAAAAATATTCGCGGCATCTGGCAGTATCGCCATCGTTACCTCTGGCCGTTGCTGTTCGAATACTGCCTGTCCACGGGGTGGGCCTTCACTTTCCTGTTGTCGGTGATCTTCTGGGCGGTGGGCAAGTTTATCGAAATGCCTGACGCTATTGCAGTGCATCACTTGTTGCCACCGGCCTTTACCGGGTTGCTGTTGGCGATGGTTTGTCTGGTGCAGTTCGCCGTCAGCATTTTGATCGACCGCCGCTATGAGCAAGGGTTGTGGAAAACCATGTTCTGGGTGGTCTGGTATCCATTGGTGTTCTGGTTCATCAGTCTGCTCACGACGCTGGTCAGCTTTCCCAAGGTGCTGTTCGGTCGCCACCAGAAGCGTGCGCGCTGGGTCAGTCCGGATCGTGGCATCAAACCGTTGGACGATGAGGAAGAAGAGGTCGTCAAATGA
- the pgaD gene encoding poly-beta-1,6-N-acetyl-D-glucosamine biosynthesis protein PgaD — MKIIRTRQRPFLVVLDVFFTVLAWIGLLYLLVRGLLPLFDTHGGQRIDTSFFEALGTLQIYMWVAVVNAVILISWARYQQRKSNSFAQRRLPAPVVDDEGLSKSFKLSGDRLQKLRAPGSMTIHNNQEGDVSNVITHFFPINPLLQPPPLAPLDHPRVIRLPAEE; from the coding sequence ATGAAAATCATCAGAACCCGGCAACGGCCTTTTCTGGTCGTGCTCGATGTTTTTTTCACGGTGCTGGCCTGGATTGGTCTGCTCTATCTGCTGGTGCGAGGTTTGTTGCCACTGTTCGATACCCACGGCGGTCAGCGTATCGACACGTCGTTCTTCGAGGCCCTTGGCACGTTGCAGATTTATATGTGGGTGGCCGTGGTCAACGCGGTGATCCTGATTTCCTGGGCGCGTTATCAACAGCGCAAAAGCAACAGCTTCGCTCAGCGTCGATTGCCAGCCCCGGTGGTGGACGACGAGGGGCTGAGCAAAAGTTTCAAACTGAGCGGCGACCGCCTGCAGAAACTGCGTGCCCCCGGCTCGATGACTATTCACAACAATCAGGAAGGTGATGTCAGTAACGTCATCACCCATTTTTTCCCGATTAATCCGCTCCTTCAGCCGCCACCCCTGGCACCGTTGGATCATCCTCGGGTGATCCGCCTACCTGCGGAGGAATGA
- a CDS encoding YbhB/YbcL family Raf kinase inhibitor-like protein: MTRLTSLNPWLAAIAVALCVQMPVQAQERFTLNIPGVSDDRLFTAAAASDASGCGGHNVSPALNWNAGPAGTLSYAIVMHDPDGQKGQGVDHWVHYGIKPTTHQLPAGIGTKPTLEGLGGTNTKGTTTYIGPCPPIGDSAHHYVIQIYALDLAPDALPAGLTRVQLLEKIKDHVLKNSSVVRRYHR, encoded by the coding sequence ATGACCCGATTGACCTCTCTGAACCCTTGGCTGGCGGCTATTGCAGTCGCCCTTTGCGTGCAAATGCCCGTGCAGGCCCAGGAGCGCTTTACCCTTAACATCCCTGGTGTTTCGGACGATCGCCTGTTTACTGCTGCCGCCGCCAGCGACGCTTCCGGTTGTGGTGGGCACAACGTGTCACCGGCCCTGAACTGGAATGCCGGCCCCGCGGGAACGCTCAGTTACGCCATCGTCATGCACGACCCGGACGGCCAGAAAGGCCAGGGAGTTGATCACTGGGTGCATTACGGCATCAAGCCGACCACACACCAGCTCCCAGCCGGTATTGGCACAAAACCTACGCTTGAAGGCCTCGGTGGCACCAACACTAAAGGCACCACGACCTACATCGGTCCTTGCCCTCCGATCGGCGACAGCGCGCACCATTACGTTATCCAGATCTACGCCCTCGACCTTGCCCCGGATGCATTGCCCGCAGGCCTGACTCGCGTGCAACTGCTGGAAAAAATCAAGGACCACGTCTTGAAGAACAGCAGTGTGGTGCGCCGCTACCATCGCTGA
- a CDS encoding PAAR domain-containing protein, whose protein sequence is MAKPAARKSDPYNCPLPGHGTNPIASGSPDVFFDGLPAARQGDTCTCGSALSAALSPTVFINGKNAATIDTGGTHGGIVIGGSGTVIIGGTHTPCEFVPPAPLTGYARWIGFRIPADESYEGLSCTAHFEDGSSLPGVFDGQNAVKFSNPSGKTCVMLKFEDDASSAASSLTESFLNRILG, encoded by the coding sequence GTGGCTAAGCCAGCAGCGCGTAAAAGTGATCCATACAACTGCCCTCTGCCGGGGCACGGTACCAACCCCATTGCATCAGGGTCACCTGACGTGTTCTTCGACGGCCTTCCCGCAGCGCGTCAAGGCGACACCTGCACTTGCGGCAGTGCGCTCTCTGCAGCGCTGTCTCCGACGGTTTTCATTAACGGCAAGAATGCGGCAACCATCGATACCGGAGGCACACACGGCGGAATCGTGATTGGTGGCTCGGGCACTGTAATCATCGGTGGTACTCATACTCCATGCGAATTTGTTCCTCCCGCGCCGTTGACTGGTTACGCACGCTGGATCGGCTTCAGAATTCCCGCTGACGAAAGCTACGAGGGCTTATCGTGCACCGCGCATTTCGAGGATGGGTCATCACTGCCAGGTGTATTCGACGGACAAAACGCCGTGAAGTTTTCGAATCCGTCCGGTAAGACTTGCGTAATGCTCAAGTTCGAAGATGACGCGTCTAGTGCTGCATCGTCGCTGACTGAGAGTTTTTTGAACCGAATTTTAGGATAA
- a CDS encoding histone-like nucleoid-structuring protein, MvaT/MvaU family, with product MSKLAEYRQLEKHLAEQLKALEALKGDDGLKKEIEFETKLRKLLEHYGFSLKNIINLLEPQTNARRQSAAPAASTRKPRELKVYKNPNTGEVIETKGGNHKALKEWKAEHGADVVEGWLKK from the coding sequence ATGTCCAAACTCGCAGAATACCGTCAGCTGGAAAAACATCTGGCCGAACAACTGAAAGCCCTCGAAGCACTGAAAGGTGATGATGGACTGAAGAAAGAAATCGAGTTCGAAACGAAGCTGCGCAAGCTGCTCGAACACTATGGCTTCAGCCTGAAGAACATCATCAATCTACTGGAACCGCAAACCAACGCCCGACGCCAATCTGCCGCTCCGGCCGCCAGCACGCGCAAACCACGCGAACTCAAGGTCTACAAAAATCCGAATACCGGTGAAGTCATCGAAACTAAAGGTGGGAATCATAAAGCGTTGAAAGAGTGGAAAGCAGAGCACGGTGCCGACGTCGTCGAGGGATGGCTGAAAAAGTAA
- a CDS encoding helix-turn-helix transcriptional regulator, whose translation MTNHSPFGFNPAFPDLATPLGAASAVPNLATPFDPATTLIRMPRLEIATGLKRSTIYKLMQCPESGFPQPVKLSNSTARGAPVAWVFSEVQSWVKSRIEARDQVAE comes from the coding sequence ATGACTAACCACTCCCCATTCGGATTCAATCCTGCCTTTCCAGATCTGGCCACACCTCTCGGCGCGGCTTCTGCAGTTCCAAATCTCGCTACACCTTTCGACCCTGCTACCACCCTCATACGCATGCCACGTCTTGAGATTGCTACGGGGCTCAAGCGCTCGACGATCTACAAGCTCATGCAGTGCCCCGAAAGTGGTTTTCCACAGCCCGTCAAACTGAGCAACAGCACAGCTCGTGGCGCACCAGTTGCCTGGGTTTTTTCTGAAGTTCAGAGCTGGGTAAAAAGCCGCATTGAAGCCCGTGATCAGGTGGCCGAATGA